The following proteins are co-located in the Burkholderia sp. HI2500 genome:
- a CDS encoding ABC transporter permease has translation MKGRQPAAQPPAGHPGHEVNAHAGRFGLRDLIRQAARMTARDWRAGELTLLVLALVLAVAALTSVGFLADRLRQGLERDARQMLGADFVVRADRPVDPSFDQQARALGLRTATTAIFPSMIASATGGQATDAAPSRLAAVKAVSPGYPLRGAVEILPAGAATAQKAAAIPAPGTVWADPALLDALHLKAGDTVRVGLRTFKVAASISRELDRGFSFVNFSPRLMMRADELAATGLTGYGSRVTYRLLVAGDQQAVARFEAYAHARVDGGKLRGVGLESLQEGQPQVRQTLDRARHFLTLVALLTALLAAVAIAMAAQRYMRRHLDGCATMRCLGVSRRTLGALFALEFAGIGIVSGAAGAALGYGGHWALLAALGGLIDVVLPPPTLWPALIGMGAALVLLLGFALPPLVPLTRVPPVRVLRREWGDASRTAWAAYAVGVVLFAGLLIAAAGNLKLGLIVAGGFAGALVGFALIARLVLFAAARAVRNARVAAGVGWRYALASLHRRGTASALQITALALGLMCLLLIAITRNDLVAGWQQSTPPDAPNQFLIDIQPDQRADVAAYLAAHGVRDAVPEPMVRGRLVAINGKPVNPDAYPSEEARRLVDREFNLSYTTRLPSDNRIVEGDWFGTAATPQISIEAGLAKTLNVKPGDVLRFDVTGLTVDAPITSVRKLDWGSFRVNFFVLMPPPVLKDFPAVYLTSFHLPASNAALLDPLIARYPNLTAIDVAPILAQLQRMMLQVVGAVQFLFMFTLAAGVLVLYTALAGTRDERVREAALLRALGASRAQVNAVQRAEFVVVGALAGALASAGAIAVGWVLASRVFDFQLAVDPWLVPAGIAAGVACAGAAGWLSLHNVLRRPALQSLRDA, from the coding sequence TTGAAGGGGCGGCAACCCGCGGCGCAGCCGCCGGCCGGGCACCCCGGCCATGAGGTGAACGCGCATGCCGGCCGCTTCGGCCTGCGCGACCTGATCCGCCAGGCCGCCCGCATGACCGCGCGCGACTGGCGCGCGGGCGAGTTGACGCTGCTCGTCCTTGCACTGGTGCTCGCGGTCGCGGCGCTGACGAGCGTCGGCTTCCTCGCCGACCGCCTGCGCCAGGGGCTCGAGCGCGACGCGCGCCAGATGCTCGGCGCCGATTTCGTCGTGCGGGCCGATCGTCCCGTCGATCCGTCGTTCGACCAGCAGGCCCGCGCGCTCGGCCTGCGTACTGCGACGACCGCCATCTTCCCGAGCATGATCGCGTCCGCCACGGGCGGGCAGGCGACCGACGCGGCGCCGTCGCGCCTCGCGGCCGTGAAGGCCGTGTCGCCCGGCTATCCGTTACGCGGCGCGGTCGAGATCCTGCCGGCCGGCGCGGCCACCGCGCAGAAGGCGGCCGCGATTCCCGCGCCCGGCACCGTTTGGGCCGATCCGGCGCTGCTCGATGCGCTGCACCTGAAGGCCGGCGATACGGTGCGCGTCGGGCTGCGCACGTTCAAGGTCGCCGCGTCGATCTCTCGCGAGCTCGATCGCGGGTTTTCCTTCGTCAATTTCTCGCCGCGGCTGATGATGCGCGCGGACGAGCTGGCCGCGACGGGGCTCACGGGCTATGGCAGCCGTGTCACGTACCGGCTGCTGGTTGCCGGTGACCAGCAGGCCGTCGCACGCTTCGAGGCGTATGCGCACGCACGTGTCGACGGCGGGAAGCTGCGCGGCGTCGGTCTCGAGTCGTTGCAGGAAGGCCAGCCGCAGGTGCGGCAGACGCTGGATCGCGCACGCCACTTCCTTACGCTCGTCGCGCTGCTCACCGCGCTGCTCGCGGCGGTCGCGATCGCGATGGCCGCGCAGCGCTACATGCGGCGCCACCTCGACGGCTGCGCGACGATGCGCTGCCTCGGCGTGAGCCGCCGCACGCTCGGCGCGCTGTTCGCACTCGAATTCGCTGGCATCGGGATCGTGTCCGGCGCCGCCGGCGCGGCGCTCGGCTACGGCGGCCACTGGGCGTTGCTGGCCGCGCTCGGCGGCCTGATCGACGTGGTGCTGCCGCCCCCCACGCTGTGGCCGGCGCTGATCGGCATGGGCGCCGCGCTCGTGTTGCTGCTCGGTTTCGCGCTGCCGCCGCTCGTGCCGCTCACGCGCGTGCCGCCGGTACGCGTGCTGCGGCGCGAGTGGGGCGACGCGTCGCGCACGGCGTGGGCCGCGTATGCGGTCGGCGTCGTGCTGTTCGCGGGGCTGCTGATCGCGGCCGCCGGCAACCTGAAACTCGGGCTGATCGTCGCGGGCGGTTTCGCCGGCGCGCTGGTCGGTTTCGCGCTGATCGCGCGGCTCGTGCTGTTCGCCGCCGCGCGTGCGGTGCGCAACGCGCGCGTGGCCGCGGGCGTCGGCTGGCGTTACGCGCTGGCGTCGCTGCACCGGCGCGGCACGGCGAGCGCGCTGCAGATCACCGCGCTCGCGCTCGGCCTGATGTGCCTGCTGCTGATCGCGATCACGCGCAACGACCTCGTCGCGGGCTGGCAGCAGTCGACGCCGCCCGATGCGCCGAACCAGTTCCTGATCGACATCCAGCCCGACCAGCGCGCCGACGTCGCGGCCTATCTGGCCGCGCACGGCGTGCGCGACGCGGTGCCCGAGCCGATGGTGCGCGGCCGCCTCGTCGCGATCAACGGCAAGCCGGTGAATCCGGACGCCTACCCGTCCGAGGAGGCGCGCCGGCTCGTCGACCGCGAGTTCAACCTGTCCTATACGACCCGGTTGCCGTCCGACAACCGGATCGTCGAAGGCGACTGGTTCGGCACCGCGGCGACGCCGCAGATCTCGATCGAGGCGGGCCTCGCGAAGACGCTGAACGTGAAGCCGGGCGACGTGCTGCGCTTCGACGTGACGGGGCTGACGGTCGACGCGCCGATCACGAGCGTGCGCAAGCTCGACTGGGGTTCGTTCCGCGTCAATTTCTTCGTGCTGATGCCGCCGCCTGTGCTGAAGGATTTCCCGGCCGTGTACCTGACGAGCTTCCATTTGCCGGCATCGAATGCCGCGCTGCTCGATCCGCTGATCGCGCGCTATCCGAACCTGACCGCAATCGACGTCGCGCCGATCCTCGCGCAGTTGCAGCGGATGATGCTGCAGGTGGTCGGCGCGGTGCAGTTCCTGTTCATGTTCACGCTCGCGGCCGGCGTGCTCGTGCTGTACACGGCGCTCGCCGGCACGCGCGACGAGCGGGTGCGCGAGGCCGCGCTGCTGCGCGCGCTCGGCGCGTCGCGCGCCCAGGTCAACGCGGTGCAGCGCGCGGAGTTCGTCGTGGTCGGCGCGCTGGCCGGTGCACTGGCGTCGGCGGGCGCGATCGCGGTCGGCTGGGTGCTCGCGTCGCGCGTGTTCGATTTCCAGCTCGCCGTCGATCCGTGGCTCGTGCCGGCCGGCATCGCGGCCGGCGTCGCGTGCGCCGGTGCGGCCGGCTGGCTGAGCCTGCATAATGTGCTGCGGCGCCCCGCGCTGCAGTCGCTGCGCGACGCATGA
- a CDS encoding DUF4126 domain-containing protein yields MIEAISLGAGLAWASGLRLYLTVLIAGVLARFGWLHLPDTLAVLMSPWVIGAAAVLTVTEFLADKIPAFDSLWDAVHTFIRIPAGAVLAAGALGHADPTVLAVAGLAGGSLAGAAHVAKAGTRAMINLSPEPISNWIASSTEDGLVVGGLVLAFFVPLAFLVLLAAFIAASAWALPRLWRGVSGGFRGMANHMVSRLNSIGGKRD; encoded by the coding sequence ATGATCGAAGCCATTTCGCTCGGCGCGGGGCTCGCGTGGGCGAGCGGCCTGCGCCTGTACCTGACCGTGCTGATCGCCGGCGTGCTGGCGCGGTTCGGCTGGCTCCACCTGCCCGACACGCTGGCCGTCCTGATGTCGCCGTGGGTCATCGGCGCCGCGGCCGTGCTCACCGTCACCGAATTCCTTGCCGACAAGATCCCCGCGTTCGACTCGCTGTGGGATGCCGTGCACACCTTCATCCGCATTCCGGCCGGCGCCGTGCTCGCAGCCGGCGCGCTCGGTCACGCCGATCCGACCGTGCTCGCGGTCGCAGGGCTCGCCGGCGGCTCGCTCGCCGGTGCCGCGCACGTGGCGAAGGCCGGCACGCGCGCGATGATCAACCTGTCACCCGAACCGATTTCGAACTGGATCGCGTCGTCGACCGAGGACGGCCTCGTGGTCGGCGGGCTCGTGCTCGCGTTCTTCGTTCCGCTCGCGTTCCTCGTGCTGCTTGCCGCCTTCATCGCGGCGTCCGCGTGGGCGCTCCCGCGCCTGTGGCGCGGCGTCTCGGGCGGCTTTCGCGGCATGGCGAACCACATGGTGTCGCGGCTCAACTCGATCGGGGGGAAGCGCGATTGA
- the sugE gene encoding quaternary ammonium compound efflux SMR transporter SugE: protein MAWVLLFIAGLLEVAWAAGMKSSDGFTKLGPSVFTIVTALASFGLLAVAMRQLPLGTAYAVWTGIGAVGAFVFGIVMMGEALTVARVASAVLIVAGLIGLKLSSAA, encoded by the coding sequence ATGGCGTGGGTATTGTTGTTCATTGCCGGTTTGCTGGAAGTGGCCTGGGCGGCCGGCATGAAATCGTCGGACGGCTTCACGAAGCTCGGTCCGTCGGTGTTTACGATCGTGACGGCGCTGGCCAGCTTCGGGCTGCTCGCGGTCGCGATGCGCCAGCTGCCGCTCGGCACCGCGTACGCGGTGTGGACGGGCATCGGCGCGGTCGGTGCGTTCGTGTTCGGCATCGTGATGATGGGCGAGGCGCTGACCGTCGCGCGCGTCGCGAGCGCCGTGCTGATCGTCGCGGGGCTGATCGGCCTGAAGCTGTCGTCGGCTGCGTGA
- a CDS encoding putative hemolysin: MSVRLVVICALALAASGAFAQPLPPGQQPSSQQQAMANPASVNCAKLGGRHTTRNLSSGQVGMCVFKDGRACEEWALYRDDRCVAGVTPKRVSN, translated from the coding sequence ATGTCCGTCCGTCTGGTCGTCATCTGTGCGCTGGCGCTTGCCGCGTCTGGCGCGTTCGCCCAACCGCTGCCGCCCGGGCAGCAACCGTCGTCGCAGCAGCAGGCGATGGCCAATCCCGCGTCGGTCAATTGCGCCAAGCTCGGCGGCCGCCACACGACCCGCAACCTGTCGAGCGGGCAGGTCGGCATGTGCGTGTTCAAGGATGGCCGCGCGTGCGAGGAGTGGGCGCTGTACCGCGACGACCGCTGCGTCGCCGGCGTCACGCCGAAGCGCGTGTCGAACTGA
- the kdpE gene encoding two-component system response regulator KdpE — MSEPSLTVVLIEDEKQIRRFVRAALEEEDIAVFEAETGKQGLIDAATRKPDLVIVDLGLPDTDGLDVIRELRGWSEVPVIVLSARTQEEEKVAALDAGADDYLTKPFGVSELRARIRAQLRRRNQGGANESPKVTFGTVTVDLALRQVWRDNEIVHLTPLEYRLLATLVRHAGRVLTHRQLLRDVWGPSHVESHHYLRIYMAHLRQKLERDPAQPEYIVTETGVGYRLVGAA; from the coding sequence ATGAGTGAACCCAGCCTGACCGTCGTCCTGATCGAGGACGAAAAGCAGATCCGCCGTTTCGTGCGCGCCGCGCTCGAGGAGGAGGACATCGCGGTGTTCGAGGCCGAGACGGGCAAGCAGGGGCTGATCGACGCGGCGACGCGCAAGCCCGATCTCGTGATCGTCGACCTCGGCCTGCCCGATACCGACGGCCTCGACGTGATCCGGGAGTTGCGCGGCTGGTCCGAGGTGCCGGTGATCGTGCTGTCCGCGCGCACGCAGGAAGAAGAGAAGGTCGCGGCGCTCGATGCGGGCGCCGACGACTACCTGACCAAGCCGTTCGGCGTGTCCGAACTGCGCGCGCGGATCCGCGCGCAACTGCGCCGGCGCAACCAGGGCGGCGCGAACGAGTCGCCAAAGGTGACCTTCGGCACCGTGACCGTCGATCTCGCGCTGCGCCAGGTGTGGCGCGACAACGAGATCGTGCACCTGACGCCGCTCGAATACCGGCTGCTCGCGACGCTCGTGCGGCACGCGGGGCGCGTGCTCACGCACCGCCAGCTGCTGCGCGATGTGTGGGGACCGTCGCACGTCGAAAGCCACCACTATCTGCGCATCTACATGGCGCACCTGCGCCAGAAGCTCGAGCGCGACCCGGCGCAGCCCGAGTACATCGTGACCGAGACGGGCGTCGGTTACCGGCTGGTCGGCGCCGCATGA
- a CDS encoding DUF4118 domain-containing protein, with product MNRPDPDQLLDKLQRDEEKQRRGQLKIFFGASAGVGKTYAMLQAARQRLQEGVDVVVGIVETHGRSETAALLDGLDVLPLARIDYRGRTLAEFDLDGALAREPQLILVDELAHSNVQGARHLKRWQDVYELLDAGIDVYTTVNVQHLESLNDVVGAITGIRVWETVPDRVFDAADEVTLVDLPAEELLERMRDGKVYLGQQAERAVRNFFRKGNLIALRELALRRTADRVDAQMREYRADRSIQRIWQARERLLVCVGPGPEAPTLVRAAARLAASLKADWIAVYVETPRLQRLPDARRQRTLDALKLAAELGAETATLAGADAVAALIGYAKVRNVSKIVAGGSPKVGLVRRFVRPFGEKLAERAGDVDLMLIRASASDEARAAPLDARARDWRDAFAQFGTHRSPPRHYVYAAAICAAITVVASLVSERLDLTNLVMLYLLGVVFSAVRLGRGPGVLQSFLSVAAFDYFFVPPRMSFSVSDTQYLLTFFGMLLTSLVISHLTSTLTRQASVAQRRERRTGAIYAMARELGAALTTEQIVEIGSRHVGEVFRARVAFLLPDSADKVRQKIEEPDAAVTLTGADLDSDVGQWVYDQQKPAGRGTDTLPATAALYLPLKAPMRTRGVLAVASREPRELEVPEQQRMLDAFAAQIALALERVHYVEIARDALVNMESERLRNSLLSAISHDLRTPLTTIVGFSSMLANGRAAAQGGDAAAAERFAQREGELVDAIHDEALRMTGIVTNLLDMARLQAGSLQLKRQWSLLEETVGAALAACKRVLAHHPARVVLPADLPLLQMDAVLMERLFTNLFENAAKYTPADTPLDIGAERVTDDGLPFVRVLVDDYGPGLPAGMETRIFDKFTRGEKESATPGIGLGLAICRAIVEAHGGKIGAFNRTAPDGHVTGARFWFTLPVETPPAAPAVPDDEPEVPGASSPSESLPDHE from the coding sequence ATGAATCGTCCCGATCCAGACCAACTCCTCGACAAGCTGCAGCGTGACGAAGAAAAGCAGCGGCGCGGCCAGCTCAAGATCTTCTTCGGCGCATCGGCCGGTGTCGGCAAGACCTACGCGATGCTGCAGGCCGCGCGCCAGCGCCTGCAGGAAGGCGTCGACGTCGTCGTCGGCATCGTCGAGACCCACGGGCGCAGCGAAACCGCCGCGCTGCTCGACGGCCTCGACGTGCTGCCGCTTGCGCGCATCGACTATCGCGGCCGCACGCTCGCCGAATTCGATCTCGACGGCGCGCTCGCGCGTGAGCCGCAACTGATCCTCGTCGACGAACTCGCGCATTCGAACGTGCAGGGCGCGCGGCACCTGAAGCGCTGGCAGGATGTGTACGAACTGCTCGACGCGGGCATCGACGTCTACACGACCGTCAACGTCCAGCACCTCGAAAGCCTGAACGACGTGGTCGGCGCGATCACCGGCATCCGCGTGTGGGAGACGGTGCCCGACCGCGTGTTCGATGCGGCCGACGAAGTCACGCTCGTCGACCTGCCGGCCGAGGAGCTGCTCGAGCGGATGCGCGACGGCAAGGTCTATCTCGGGCAGCAGGCCGAGCGCGCGGTGCGCAACTTCTTCCGCAAGGGCAACCTGATCGCGCTGCGCGAACTGGCGCTGCGGCGCACGGCCGATCGCGTCGACGCGCAGATGCGCGAGTATCGCGCCGACCGCTCGATCCAGCGCATCTGGCAGGCACGCGAGCGGCTGCTCGTGTGCGTCGGGCCCGGCCCTGAAGCGCCGACGCTCGTGCGCGCGGCCGCGCGGCTCGCCGCAAGCCTGAAGGCCGACTGGATCGCCGTCTATGTGGAGACGCCGCGCCTGCAGCGGCTGCCCGATGCGCGACGGCAGCGCACGCTCGATGCGCTGAAGCTCGCGGCCGAGCTCGGCGCGGAGACGGCCACGCTCGCCGGCGCCGACGCGGTTGCCGCGCTGATCGGCTATGCGAAGGTGCGCAACGTGTCGAAGATCGTCGCGGGCGGCTCGCCGAAGGTCGGGCTCGTGCGCCGCTTCGTGCGGCCGTTCGGCGAGAAGCTGGCCGAACGCGCGGGCGACGTCGACCTGATGCTGATCCGGGCGTCCGCGAGCGACGAGGCGCGCGCAGCCCCCCTCGACGCACGTGCGCGCGACTGGCGCGATGCATTCGCGCAGTTCGGCACGCACCGTTCGCCGCCGCGGCATTACGTATATGCGGCCGCGATCTGCGCGGCGATCACGGTGGTCGCGAGCCTCGTGTCCGAGCGGCTCGACCTCACGAACCTCGTGATGCTGTACCTGCTCGGCGTCGTGTTCTCGGCCGTGCGGCTCGGGCGCGGCCCGGGCGTGCTGCAGTCGTTCCTGTCGGTGGCCGCGTTCGATTACTTCTTCGTGCCGCCGCGCATGTCGTTCTCGGTCAGCGACACGCAATACCTGCTGACCTTCTTCGGGATGCTGCTGACGTCGCTCGTGATCAGCCACCTGACGTCGACGCTGACGCGCCAGGCGAGCGTCGCGCAGCGCCGCGAGCGCCGCACCGGCGCGATCTACGCGATGGCGCGCGAGCTGGGCGCGGCGCTGACGACCGAGCAGATCGTCGAGATCGGCAGCCGTCACGTGGGCGAGGTGTTCCGCGCGCGCGTCGCGTTCCTGCTGCCCGACAGTGCGGACAAGGTGCGGCAGAAGATCGAGGAGCCCGATGCGGCCGTCACGCTGACGGGCGCCGACCTCGACAGCGACGTCGGCCAGTGGGTGTACGACCAGCAGAAGCCGGCCGGCCGCGGCACCGATACGTTGCCCGCGACGGCCGCGCTGTACCTGCCGCTGAAGGCGCCGATGCGCACGCGCGGCGTGCTCGCGGTCGCATCGCGCGAGCCGCGCGAACTCGAGGTGCCGGAGCAGCAGCGGATGCTCGACGCGTTCGCCGCGCAGATCGCGCTCGCGCTCGAGCGCGTGCACTACGTGGAGATCGCGCGCGACGCGCTCGTCAACATGGAGTCCGAGCGGCTGCGCAACTCGCTGCTGTCGGCGATCTCGCACGACCTGCGCACGCCGCTCACGACGATCGTCGGCTTCTCGTCGATGCTCGCGAATGGGCGCGCGGCCGCGCAGGGCGGCGACGCCGCGGCGGCCGAACGCTTCGCGCAGCGCGAGGGCGAACTCGTCGATGCGATCCACGACGAGGCGCTGCGGATGACGGGCATCGTCACGAACCTGCTCGACATGGCGCGGCTGCAGGCCGGCAGCCTGCAGTTGAAGCGCCAGTGGTCGCTGCTCGAGGAAACCGTCGGCGCCGCGCTCGCCGCCTGCAAGCGCGTGCTTGCGCACCATCCCGCGCGCGTCGTGTTGCCGGCCGATCTGCCGCTCCTGCAGATGGACGCGGTGCTGATGGAGCGCCTGTTCACCAACCTGTTCGAGAACGCGGCGAAGTACACGCCGGCCGATACGCCGCTCGACATCGGCGCCGAGCGCGTGACCGACGACGGGCTGCCGTTCGTGCGCGTGCTCGTCGACGATTACGGTCCCGGCCTGCCGGCCGGGATGGAAACGCGGATCTTCGACAAGTTCACGCGCGGCGAGAAGGAATCGGCGACGCCGGGCATTGGCCTCGGCCTCGCGATCTGCCGCGCGATCGTCGAAGCGCACGGCGGTAAAATCGGCGCGTTCAACCGGACGGCACCCGACGGCCACGTGACGGGCGCGCGTTTCTGGTTCACGCTGCCGGTCGAGACGCCGCCGGCCGCGCCTGCCGTACCCGACGACGAACCCGAAGTGCCGGGTGCGTCGTCCCCATCCGAATCATTGCCAGATCATGAGTGA
- the kdpC gene encoding potassium-transporting ATPase subunit KdpC: MKTLIRPLVVLFVVLTAVTGLAYPAVMTVFGQAVFPSQANGSLIEKDGKAVGSALIGQPFDAPKYFWGRLSATSPMPYNASGSGGSNLGPLNPSLADQVKGRIAALRDAGTDMSKPVPVDLVTASASGLDPEITPAAAAYQVERVAKARNLAPDAVAQLVAANTTGRQFGVLGEPRVNVLKLNLALDAAQAAH, encoded by the coding sequence ATGAAAACGTTGATTCGTCCGCTCGTCGTGCTCTTTGTCGTCCTGACTGCCGTGACGGGGCTCGCCTACCCGGCCGTGATGACCGTGTTCGGCCAGGCCGTGTTCCCGTCGCAGGCGAACGGCAGCCTGATCGAGAAGGACGGCAAGGCAGTCGGCTCCGCACTGATCGGCCAGCCGTTCGATGCGCCGAAGTACTTCTGGGGCCGGTTGTCGGCGACGTCGCCGATGCCGTACAACGCGTCCGGCTCAGGCGGCTCGAACCTCGGCCCGCTGAACCCGTCGCTCGCCGACCAGGTGAAGGGGCGCATTGCCGCGCTGCGCGACGCGGGCACCGACATGTCGAAGCCCGTGCCGGTCGACCTCGTGACGGCGTCGGCCAGCGGCCTCGATCCGGAGATCACGCCGGCCGCCGCCGCGTACCAGGTCGAGCGCGTCGCGAAGGCGCGCAACCTGGCGCCCGACGCGGTCGCGCAGCTCGTCGCCGCGAATACGACGGGCCGCCAGTTCGGCGTGCTCGGCGAACCGCGCGTGAACGTGCTGAAGCTGAACCTCGCGCTCGATGCGGCGCAGGCCGCGCACTGA
- the kdpB gene encoding potassium-transporting ATPase subunit KdpB, with protein MTQHSATRSMFDPALLRPAIVDSFKKLTPRTQFRNPVMFCVYVGSILTTILWIAALAGQAEAPAGFILAIALWLWFTVLFANFAEALAEGRSKAQAASLRSAKKDVMAKKLNEPHPKSPIRITTATELRRGDVVLVEAGDVIPADGEVIDGVASVDESAITGESAPVIRESGGDFSSVTGGTRVLSDWIVVKVTANPGEAFLDRMIAMVEGAKRKKTPNEIALTILLVALTIVMLLATATLLPFSMFSVEAMKAGHVVTITALVALLVCLIPTTIGGLLSAIGVAGMSRMMQANVIATSGRAVEAAGDVDVLLLDKTGTITLGNRQASTFVPAPGVTEEALADAAQLSSLADETPEGRSIVVLAKERFNIRQRDMGQLHATFIGFSAQTRMSGVDLPGREIRKGAADAIRHYVETHGSRFPEEVRRAVDEVARRGSTPLVVADLHEGAARVLGVIELKDIVKGGIKERFAELRKMGIKTVMVTGDNRLTAAAIAAEAGVDDFLAEATPETKLATIREHQAAGRLVAMTGDGTNDAPALAQADVAVAMNTGTQAAKEAGNMVDLDSNPTKLIEIVEIGKQMLMTRGSLTTFSIANDIAKYFAIVPAAFVTTYPQLRVLDIMHLTSPASAILSAVIFNALIIVALIPLALKGVTYRPLGAASLLRRNLLVYGLGGVLLPFPFIKLIDMTLAALGWA; from the coding sequence ATGACTCAACATTCCGCAACACGGTCCATGTTCGATCCGGCGCTGCTGCGCCCGGCGATCGTGGACTCGTTCAAGAAACTCACGCCGCGCACGCAGTTCCGCAATCCGGTGATGTTCTGCGTGTACGTCGGCAGCATCCTGACCACGATCCTGTGGATCGCGGCGCTCGCCGGCCAGGCCGAGGCGCCCGCGGGCTTCATCCTCGCGATCGCGCTGTGGCTGTGGTTCACCGTGCTGTTCGCGAACTTTGCCGAAGCGCTCGCCGAAGGGCGCTCGAAGGCGCAGGCCGCGTCGCTGCGCAGCGCGAAGAAAGACGTGATGGCGAAGAAGCTCAACGAGCCGCATCCGAAGTCGCCGATCCGCATCACGACCGCGACCGAGCTGCGCCGTGGCGACGTCGTGCTGGTCGAGGCCGGCGACGTGATCCCGGCCGACGGCGAGGTGATCGATGGCGTTGCGTCGGTCGACGAATCGGCGATCACCGGCGAATCCGCGCCGGTGATCCGCGAATCGGGCGGCGACTTCTCGTCGGTGACGGGCGGCACCCGCGTGCTGTCGGACTGGATCGTCGTCAAGGTCACCGCGAACCCGGGCGAGGCGTTCCTCGACCGGATGATCGCGATGGTCGAAGGCGCGAAGCGCAAGAAGACGCCGAACGAGATCGCGCTGACGATCCTGCTCGTCGCGCTGACGATCGTGATGCTGCTCGCCACCGCCACGCTGCTGCCGTTCTCGATGTTCTCGGTCGAAGCGATGAAGGCCGGCCACGTGGTGACGATCACCGCGCTCGTCGCGCTGCTCGTGTGCCTGATCCCGACGACGATCGGCGGCCTGTTGTCCGCGATCGGCGTGGCCGGGATGAGCCGGATGATGCAGGCCAACGTGATCGCGACGTCGGGCCGTGCGGTGGAAGCCGCCGGCGACGTGGACGTGCTGCTGCTCGACAAGACCGGCACGATCACGCTCGGCAACCGCCAGGCATCGACGTTCGTGCCGGCGCCGGGCGTGACCGAGGAAGCGCTGGCCGATGCCGCGCAACTGTCGTCGCTCGCCGACGAAACGCCGGAAGGCCGCAGTATCGTCGTACTCGCGAAGGAGCGCTTCAACATTCGCCAGCGCGACATGGGGCAGCTGCACGCGACGTTCATCGGCTTCTCCGCGCAGACGCGGATGAGCGGCGTCGACCTGCCGGGCCGTGAAATCCGCAAGGGCGCGGCCGACGCGATCCGCCACTACGTCGAGACGCACGGCAGCCGCTTCCCCGAAGAAGTGCGCCGCGCGGTCGACGAAGTCGCGCGCCGCGGCAGCACGCCGCTCGTCGTGGCCGACCTGCATGAAGGCGCGGCGCGCGTACTCGGCGTGATCGAGCTGAAGGACATCGTGAAGGGCGGCATCAAGGAGCGCTTCGCGGAACTGCGCAAGATGGGCATCAAGACCGTGATGGTGACGGGCGACAACCGGCTGACGGCCGCGGCGATCGCGGCGGAAGCGGGTGTCGACGATTTCCTTGCCGAAGCGACGCCGGAAACCAAGCTCGCGACGATCCGCGAACACCAGGCCGCAGGGCGCCTCGTCGCGATGACCGGTGACGGCACCAACGACGCACCGGCGCTCGCGCAGGCCGACGTGGCCGTGGCGATGAACACCGGCACGCAGGCGGCGAAGGAAGCCGGCAACATGGTCGACCTCGACTCGAACCCGACGAAGCTGATCGAGATCGTCGAGATCGGCAAGCAGATGCTGATGACGCGCGGATCGCTGACGACGTTCTCGATCGCGAACGACATCGCGAAGTATTTCGCGATCGTCCCGGCCGCATTCGTGACGACGTACCCGCAGCTGCGCGTGCTCGACATCATGCACCTGACGTCGCCGGCGTCGGCGATCCTGTCGGCGGTGATCTTCAACGCGCTGATCATCGTCGCGCTGATTCCGCTGGCGCTGAAGGGCGTCACGTACCGGCCGCTCGGCGCCGCGTCGCTCCTGCGCCGCAACCTTCTGGTGTACGGCCTCGGCGGCGTGCTGCTGCCGTTCCCGTTCATCAAGCTGATCGACATGACGCTCGCTGCACTCGGCTGGGCCTGA